The following proteins are co-located in the Paludibaculum fermentans genome:
- a CDS encoding universal stress protein: MSTPAFDSILCPIDFSDCSANALRWAAWLAGSLGKPLRLLHAVHLDMPAYISTVQKEEILDQWGQVQAQAETHLKEWAARNLPAGVEVHYEISDAPPVEAIIASAHRDNSCVVMGTHGRTGWRQVWMGSVTTRTIELAKVPILAIPPDKSVC; the protein is encoded by the coding sequence ATGTCGACACCCGCTTTCGACTCGATTCTCTGCCCCATCGATTTCAGCGATTGCTCGGCCAACGCGCTGCGTTGGGCTGCCTGGCTGGCCGGGTCGCTGGGCAAGCCCTTGCGCTTGCTGCACGCTGTCCATCTCGACATGCCGGCCTACATCAGCACCGTGCAGAAGGAGGAGATCCTCGATCAGTGGGGGCAGGTGCAGGCGCAGGCCGAAACGCACCTAAAGGAGTGGGCGGCCAGGAATCTGCCGGCCGGAGTGGAGGTGCACTATGAGATCAGCGATGCTCCGCCGGTGGAGGCGATCATTGCCTCGGCGCACCGCGACAACTCCTGCGTGGTGATGGGCACGCATGGGCGGACGGGCTGGCGCCAGGTGTGGATGGGTTCCGTCACCACCCGCACCATAGAACTGGCCAAAGTGCCGATCCTGGCCATTCCGCCTGATAAGTCTGTATGCTGA